In one window of Cryptococcus neoformans var. neoformans JEC21 chromosome 7 sequence DNA:
- a CDS encoding expressed protein has product MLSRIQLAAALIEYDNDDDLVANIPSQPPRNWRDSAIFTPFIQTQQEERRRKILAQPPPVLPGVSCQETGTSNNNEKHPAPRSYKGITEDPEENIADNVDIDVGDWGLPSHLVSEPVRPRQRAISQPLSMLSAQRASKPLALKDDNSPSGLRDNSGRRASLDQYRTRQAWAEPQNLDLALGRHTAMGLQDGTTPLPNSSSPIATLRPITARQELDTFKERNIPNDSEPNPFALPALGRQTGSRFDPEERHRSSLNSANGLAMGSKLPNGFTLSSTNVPRRWSASSKIENSLTEPMPDYSEIPTAKQFGRPLMPPRYSTSAVTQISRRSLRPNVLVMPSPLADSESLHPDVKVPDGFVRGDKPLPAEAKTKGRRPGLPLSLSQKTFRSSLLVDGKREDEEYFVGSSEIEGEIGVSSKDITIDAIQRRSGKLYGKSLIDELEARKAMMKGKRRVFTGDFRPAMMSRSTMFFEPSSLAPPSSDLIVDPSHSTKSRPSTFHSSKDRPLIQSDTIDGGQHMSPSDSNHRDAKGRSVFGVDHVWESEMTKLKSRLDEGAMSGEGETRRVSKDLRKEDKEDDEHGAIGTTVDLREDKAHIEDNSLARHQLIPPIASGQEPEEDQSLLQDQSPSPLSDRYSDEDVPLSKIARRSTPSKESSSAGNKTEFTPSISPPLTDSEEEVPLSQLALKYSSAPSTKGDAASEITAPSRLQPSPSADGYDEDEDDLPLAVRQAQAKGLTPPSRAEIIEDELPLGFKHVEAVQRRMAQSHMVGGMWGDIQNDVNRVGTGIGAPNPYMMWGVPGHMPLGLPQPLLNSSTPSMPNLNVLEGNGVFSSPASNIDNWRQEVRPPSERARTGDDGRDQQVIRHMIS; this is encoded by the exons ATGCTTTCACGCATCCAGCTAGCCGCTGCTCTGATTG AATACGATAATGACGATGACCTGGTGGCCAATATTCcatctcaacctcctcgcAACTGGAGAGACTCCGCCATCTTCACACCTTTCATACAGACTCAGCAGGAGGAGCGTCGCCGCAAAATCCTAGCTCAACCACCTCCAGTATTGCCCGGTGTTTCATGTCAAGAAACGGGTACTTCAAATAACAACGAAAAACATCCAGCGCCGCGATCATACAAGGGAATTACTGAAGATCCGGAAGAAAATATTGCCGATAATGTGGACATCGATGTCGGTGACTGGGGACTGCCTTCACATCTCGTTTCCGAGCCAGTCAGACCTAGACAACGTGCCATCTCGCAACCACTCTCGATGCTTTCTGCTCAAAGGGCCTCCAAACCTCTTGCCCTTAAGGATGACAATTCCCCTTCTGGTCTGAGAGACAAcagcggaagaagggcgtCACTGGATCAGTACAGGACTCGCCAAGCTTGGGCAGAGCCCCAGAACCTCGATCTAGCCCTGGGACGACACACCGCCATGGGTCTCCAAGACGGCACgactcctcttcccaactCGTCTTCACCGATTGCTACCCTTAGACCCATCACAGCAAGACAGGAACTCGATACCTTCAAAGAAAGAAATATTCCCAATGACTCAGAACCTAATCCCTTTGCCTTGCCTGCTCTTGGGCGGCAAACCGGGTCAAGATTTGATCCTGAAGAGCGGCACAGATCTAGCCTCAACTCTGCAAATGGGCTTGCAATGGGCTCTAAATTACCTAATGGCTTCACATTATCTTCTACAAACGTACCACGGCGGTGGTCAGCCTCTTCAAAAATTGAGAATTCTCTGACTGAACCAATGCCAGACTATAGCGAGATCCCCACAGCCAAGCAGTTTGGACGCCCTCTAATGCCCCCTCGATACAGCACTTCTGCTGTGACACAAATCAGCCGGAGATCCCTGCGGCCGAACGTTTTGGTTATGCCTAGCCCCTTGGCCGATTCTGAATCCCTGCATCCTGACGTAAAGGTCCCTGATGGCTTTGTTCGAGGTGATAAGCCTCTTCCAGCCGAAGCGAAAACCAAAGGGCGTAGGCCCGGACTGCCTTTGAGTCTTAGTCAGAAAACATTTAGGAGTAGTTTGCTAGTCGAcgggaagagggaggatgaagagtaTTTTGTGGGGAGCTCTGAGATTGAAGGCGAAATAGGTGTTTCAAGCAAAGATATTACAATCGATGCAATCCAGCGGCGCTCCGGGAAGCTGTATGGGAAAAGCTTGATAGACGAGCTTGAAGCCAGGAAAGCTatgatgaaagggaagcGGAG GGTCTTCACAGGCGATTTTAGACCTGCGATGATGAGTCGCTCGACCATGTTCTTTGAACCTTCGTCTTTGGCTCCTCCGAGCTCGGACTTGATCGTGGATCCTAGTCATTCTACAAAAAGTCGTCCATCTACTTTCCACTCCTCTAAAGATCGACCGCTGATACAGTCAGACACTATTGATGGTGGTCAACATATGAGTCCAAGTGATTCCAATCACAGAGATGCGAAAGGACGCTCTGTTTTTGGAGTGGATCATGTTTGGGAATCGGAAATGACCAAGCTCAAGTCTAGGCTGGACGAAGGTGCCATGTCAGGAGAGGGTGAGACCCGCCGTGTATCCAAAGAtttgagaaaggaagacaaggaggatgatgagcacGGTGCGATAGGTACAACAGTCGACCTGAGAGAAGACAAAGCACATATAGAAGATAATTCCTTGGCAAGGCATCAGTTAATCCCACCTATCGCATCTGGCCAGGAACCTGAAGAAGACCAGTCTCTTCTACAAGACCAATCTCCTTCGCCACTCTCCGACAGATATTCTGATGAAGACGTGCCTCTTTCAAAGATTGCTCGTCGCTCGACCCCTTCAAAGGAAAGCTCATCCGCGGGCAATAAAACAGAGTTTACTCCTTCTATATCACCTCCCCTCACAGattcagaagaagaagttcctctttcccaacTTGCGCTCAAATATTCTAGCGCACCTTCCACGAAAGGCGACGCGGCAAGCGAAATAACGGCTCCATCAAGACTTCAACCATCCCCTTCGGCCGATGGATatgacgaagacgaagacgaccTCCCGCTTGCTGTACGCCAAGCCCAAGCTAAAGGTCTCACACCTCCTAGCCGGGCGGAAATCATCGAAGATGAGCTTCCCCTTGGGTTCAAGCATGTCGAGGCTGTTCAACGAAGAATGGCGCAGAGTCACATGGTCGGCGGGATGTGGGGCGACATTCAGAACGATGTCAACCGCGTAGGAACTGGGATCGGCGCTCCTAACCCATACATGATGTGGGGCGTACCCGGCCATATGCCTTTGGGCTTGCCACAGCCGCTCTTGAACTCAAGCACACCATCGATGCCTAATCTCAACGTGTTAGAAGGCAATGGAGTATTCTCCTCCCCCGCTTCAAACATAGATAATTGGCGGCAAGAGGTACGACCGCCTTCAGAGAGGGCGAGAACTGGGGACGACGGAAGAGATCAACAGGTTATCAGACATATGATCAGCTGA
- a CDS encoding mannosyl-oligosaccharide 1,2-alpha-mannosidase, putative has translation MGRSLSPKPTGRNMPYAPAYPSSYSDPEKGLPSSPSSLARHMLVPRKPRWILGGLLICVVILYYMTSNKDETAWGHGGSWDAEGDDSRAGSKPSDDKSESPTYSDYIVDAHGNHFVKGWQQPITPMHPDVDLLPRAPSIFPYLNVSESELPEEKIYPDSDLRLIISQPPDLPEEHSNSMPEDAWSQKWSGPTVWDQPKGEMKRVQWEGFAGGRDRWESENDRKVREERKEAVKRGFKHAWEAYKRHAWGHDEVRPVSLTHSDPFNGWGATIVDSLDTLLLMGFSNEYNLCRPHVNQLNFHWVNGRDWNDGYVSEELSGSGEVYALNRDKTVGLAVFETGIRYLGGLLGAYDLSGDDLLLERAVDLADILSTAFKTGSGLPAGRMDPGTKDEMIRLGTVSLAEVGSMSLELIRLSQITKDRKWFDLAQRAMDYIHERVIPRGTHSPLIPMWFQPDAPLTTSMHGGLTFGGLADSYYEYLIKTYKLLGTSEVSQVWRDVYERSIDKAKETLYVDIDIVPGRNILAVGKLENGRLIPELEHLTCFIGAMLGLGAKLLDRPGDMRDAERVTASCYWLSADTPTGLQPEVVEWYAPHETSAMYENVSISGGGRHHPLIFSEDESKDRDGMYRDRNGVLRWTEDNEPVLYTDREKKKNGQTPIKYAQRLKGTPTGARKVSTRGLNRPETIESIFYMYRITGDRKWQEKGWKMFTSWMNASTVDGGFSSVEDVTKLPVRFGDNMESFALAETFKYHFLLQSEPDVLSLDDYVLNTEAHPFLTNPKLDPKAHTTHTRFWSPPPSQDLGVRGQGTNAQKFARLEVIERASLPFLPAPPQNAPGGGGGRGMGGGGGKPGVIPKLPPEILKKLNQ, from the exons ATGGGTCgctctctttcccccaAGCCTACAGGCCGCAACATGCCGTACGCCCCCGCCTATCCTTCCTCGTACTCGGACCCTGAGAAAGGcctcccttcatccccgTCCTCATTAGCCCGTCATATGCTTGTGCCGAGGAAGCCAAGATGGATCCTGGGCGGCTTGTTGATATGCGTAGTGATACTGTACTATATGACCAGTAACAAAGACGAAACGGCATGGGGTCATGGTGGATCTTGGGATGCGGAAGGCGATGATTCGAGGGCCGGTTCGAAACCTTCAGACGACAAAAGTGAGAGCCCCACTTACAGTGACTACATTGTCGACGCCCACGGGAACCACTTTGTCAAGGGATGGCAACAGCCCATCACGCCCATGCACCCAGATGTCGACCTCCTTCCACGCGcaccttccatcttcccttATCTCAACGTCTCCGAGTCCGAGCTGCCCGAAGAAAAGATATATCCCGATTCCGATCTTCGTTTGATCATTTCTCAGCCACCGGATCTGCCTGAAGAGCATTCCAATAGCATGCCAGAGGATGCATGGTCCCAAAAATGGAGTGGACCAACGGTCTGGGATCAGCCCAaaggagagatgaaaagagtCCAGTGGGAAGGGTTCGCCGGTGGAAGGGACCGTTGGGAAAGCGAGAATGATAGAAAGGTcagggaggaaaggaaggaagcggTGAAGAGAGGTTTCAAACATGCCTGGGAAGCTTATAAACGCCATGCTTGGG GACACGACGAAGTCAGACCAGTTTCGTTGACACATTCAGATCCCTTCAATGG CTGGGGGGCTACCATTGTCGACTCTCTTGACACGTTGCTTCTTATGGGCTTTTCAAATGAGTACAATCTATGTCGCCCACATGTTAATCAGCTCAATTTCCATTGGGTTAATGGGCGCGATTGGAACGACGGATACGTTTCGGAGGAACTAAGCGGCAGCGGTGAGGTGTATGCTCTCAATCGTGATAAAACTGTCGGTCTGGCTGTATTTGAGACCGGTATCAGGTACCTTGGCGGTCTTCTTGGAGCTTATGACCTTTCCGGcgatgatcttcttcttgaaagGGCTGTAGATCTGGCAGATATTCTGAGCACCGCTTTCAAGACAGGCTCAGGTCTACCGGCCGGCCGGATGGACCCTGGTACAAAAGATGAGATGATTCGGCTGGGCACTGTTTCGTTGGCCGAAGTAGGCAGTATGTCGCTTGAGCTCATTCGCTTGTCTCAAATAACCAAAGATCGTAAATGGTTCGATCTCGCACAAAGAGCGATGGATTATATCCATGAACGAGTTATCCCCCGCGGCACCCATTCTCCTCTGATTCCTATGTGGTTCCAACCCGATGCTCCTCTGACCACTTCGATGCACGGCGGCCTCACCTTTGGTGGCCTTGCCGATTCTTATTACGAGTACCTTATCAAGACGTACAAACTTTTGGGCACTAGCGAAGTCTCACAAGTGTGGCGAGATGTATATGAGCGCTCAATTGACAAAGCCAAGGAGACCCTGTATGTCGACATTGACATTGTACCCGGTCGCAATATTCTAGCAGTTGGTAAGCTTGAGAATGGGAGACTCATTCCAGAGCTCGAACATCTCACATGCTTCATCGGTGCTATGCTTGGTCTTGGAGCGAAACTTCTGGACAGGCCTGGTGACATGCGGGATGCTGAGAGAGTCACCGCATCGTGCTATTGGCTCTCAGCAGATACGCCAACTGGTCTTCAGCCTGAAGTTGTCGAATGGTATGCTCCCCATGAAACCTCGGCCATGTACGAGAATGTTTCGATATCTGGTGGCGGTAGGCACCACCCCCTGATTTTCAGCGAGGACGAATCTAAAGACAGAGATGGGATGTACAGGGATAGAAACGGTGTCTTAAGGTGGACTGAGGACAATGAGCCCGTTTTATACACCGATCgcgagaaaaagaagaacggACAGACACCTATCAAATATGCCCAGAGACTGAAAGGCACGCCTACCGGCGCCAGAAAAGTATCGACCCGAGGCCTCAACCGACCTGAAACCATTGAGTCGATATTTTACAT GTATCGTATCACTGGCGATCGTAAATGGCaagagaagggatggaagatgttTACATCATGGATGAACGCTTCCACAGTGGATGGGGGATTCAGTAGTGTCGAAGATGTCACAAAGTTGCCTGTAAGATTCGGTGACAACATGGAAAGCTTTGCTCTGGCGGAAACGTTCAA ATATCATTTCCTACTTCAATCAGAGCCGGATGTCCTTTCTTTGGATGACTATGTGCTCAACACGG AGGCCCATCCTTTCCTCACCAACCCCAAGCTTGATCCTAAAGCTCACACGACTCACACTCGCTTTTGGTCACCCCCTCCTTCACAGGATCTTGGAGTGCGAGGACAAGGTACCAATGCCCAAAAGTTTGCCCGTCTTGAGGTCATTGAGCGGGCTTCATTgcctttccttcctgccCCTCCTCAGAATGCTCCTGGGGGAGGcggcggaagaggaatgggcggcggaggaggaaaacCTGGGGTTATTCCGAAACTTCCTCCAGAGATTTTAAAAAAGTTAAATCAGTGA